One segment of Solanum lycopersicum chromosome 1, SLM_r2.1 DNA contains the following:
- the LOC101255733 gene encoding annexin D3-like isoform X1 — translation MGSLLIPDFVPSPIQDAETLRKSFKQHFLGLGTDEKAIITVLGHRDASQRKKIKEAYQQLYNKSLMDDLHSELSGDFKKAVILWTYDPTERDARLANEVLKSWIHDVNCLQVIVEIACASTPDHLVAVRQTYCALFSCSLEEDIIARVSLPVQKVLLSLVSSYRYNKELVDHNTANLEASKLREATRTKQLDSDELVMILSTRNIHQLKATFECYKQNYGLSIDRDITNCGEGLLESMLKVVIWCINSPEKHFAEVVKVSTDGLGTNEDSLSRAIVTRAEIDMIK, via the exons ATGGGCAGTCTCTTAATACCAGATTTTGTTCCTTCTCCAATCCAAGATGCTGAAACACTCAGAAAGTCCTTCAAACAACATTTTCTCG GACTGGGAACTGATGAGAAGGCGATAATAACGGTTTTAGGACATAGAGATGCAAGCCAGAGGAAGAAGATTAAAGAAGCATATCAGCAGCTATATAACAAATCTCTAATGGATGATCTTCATTCTGAATTATCTGGTGATTTCAAG AAAGCAGTGATCCTCTGGACATATGATCCAACTGAAAGGGATGCGAGGCTAGCGAATGAGGTTTTAAAGTCATGGATACATGACGTTAACTGTTTACAAGTGATAGTCGAGATCGCCTGTGCATCAACTCCTGATCATCTGGTTGCTGTGAGACAAACATATTGTGCTCTCTTTAGCTGTTCACTTGAAGAGGATATCATAGCTCGTGTTTCTCTTCCTGTCCAAAAG GTTCTACTCAGTTTAGTCAGTTCCTACAGATACAACAAAGAACTAGTCGATCATAATACTGCTAATTTAGAGGCTTCGAAGCTACGTGAAGCCACTAGAACAAAACAATTAGATAGTGATGAACTTGTTATGATACTAAGCACTAGGAACATTCATCAGCTTAAGGCAACTTTCGAGTGCTATAAGCAAAACTATGGATTATCCATTGATCGG GATATAACGAATTGTGGCGAAGGTCTTTTGGAATCTATGTTGAAAGTGGTTATCTGGTGCATAAACTCCCCAGAGAAGCATTTTGCTGAG GTCGTAAAGGTCTCCACTGATGGACTAGGAACTAATGAGGATTCTCTGAGTAGAGCCATTGTTACTAGAGCTGAAATTGATATGATCAAGTGA
- the LOC101255733 gene encoding annexin D3-like isoform X2 has protein sequence MGSLLIPDFVPSPIQDAETLRKSFKQHFLGLGTDEKAIITVLGHRDASQRKKIKEAYQQLYNKSLMDDLHSELSGDFKKAVILWTYDPTERDARLANEVLKSWIHDVNCLQVIVEIACASTPDHLVAVRQTYCALFSCSLEEDIIARVSLPVQKDITNCGEGLLESMLKVVIWCINSPEKHFAEVVKVSTDGLGTNEDSLSRAIVTRAEIDMIK, from the exons ATGGGCAGTCTCTTAATACCAGATTTTGTTCCTTCTCCAATCCAAGATGCTGAAACACTCAGAAAGTCCTTCAAACAACATTTTCTCG GACTGGGAACTGATGAGAAGGCGATAATAACGGTTTTAGGACATAGAGATGCAAGCCAGAGGAAGAAGATTAAAGAAGCATATCAGCAGCTATATAACAAATCTCTAATGGATGATCTTCATTCTGAATTATCTGGTGATTTCAAG AAAGCAGTGATCCTCTGGACATATGATCCAACTGAAAGGGATGCGAGGCTAGCGAATGAGGTTTTAAAGTCATGGATACATGACGTTAACTGTTTACAAGTGATAGTCGAGATCGCCTGTGCATCAACTCCTGATCATCTGGTTGCTGTGAGACAAACATATTGTGCTCTCTTTAGCTGTTCACTTGAAGAGGATATCATAGCTCGTGTTTCTCTTCCTGTCCAAAAG GATATAACGAATTGTGGCGAAGGTCTTTTGGAATCTATGTTGAAAGTGGTTATCTGGTGCATAAACTCCCCAGAGAAGCATTTTGCTGAG GTCGTAAAGGTCTCCACTGATGGACTAGGAACTAATGAGGATTCTCTGAGTAGAGCCATTGTTACTAGAGCTGAAATTGATATGATCAAGTGA